The sequence TGGACAATGTAGCTCTGTCTGCAGACGAGACAGTAGGAAGGGGTCAAACACTGGTCCTTCACTCAGACTTAGGACTCTAAAAGCAACCACCGTGTCTGGTCCAAGTTATACAATTTCAGGGACTGCAGCAAAGGAGATATTTACAGCTCCCTGTGTCTTCTCATTAGGTACATTTCCCTGTTGTTGCTATGAACTGTGAAGACATGAATTTCCTGTGGGACACTGGTCTGGACAAAATGGacttttttcttctgattctcTGTTCCCAGGATACCAGTTATAAGTCAGGAGATTTCAGAGTTGATTAATCTTTCTTCAATAACTCTCTTTCCTTCTAGGGGTCTAATCTCCCAGCACTTTATCCTAATTCTGAATTTAAGTTTTCTTCAACATGTGAGACTGAGACAACTGTCTTGACTAGGTCCCTTGGATCATTAAAGCATTGACTTGCGATGGCTACACAGCCCATAATACTCTTAGAAAATTATTATTCCCTTCTTTACAAGAGGGACAGCTTTgttacttaaatgtaaaatattggcCAGTGCACTCTTTTGCTTCCCGACACATTTGCTAAAACCATTAGGCACTTCATACTTATACTTGAAGTTGAGAGCTGTCATTTTGCCCCTTATCATAAAATGTTTGTAAGTGATGacatatatttagatattttccaGCATCATAACCTAACTTTGCCTATTATATAGattatctgatttaatttttagaGAAGCTCCTTCTGTGAGGTAATACTATTAAAACTCCATGATCCATTTCAGGAATGGGGCTCAGAGGGATTTACTGTTCTCctgaaaattacagaccaatgtgGGATGGAGTCTTGAATGGAATTCTATTAGGATACTTTCAGTTCTCAAACTCTGGGTCTTGGTTCTCAACCAGAGATGGTTTTGCTCctggggatatttggcaatgtcagaaaggatgctgctaaacactcACATTACACAGAATGCACTCAACACAAATTATCCTGTCCCAAATGTCAACAGCTAGAAGGTGAGAAAACCCGTTGACACCAGCACTTCTACAGCTCCATTGTGCATACCAGGGATTCTAATCCAGGGCAAATTCTTATTGAGCAGGTCTCCAGTGGGCCTgaggactctgcatttctaacagctcCTGAACGCTGTGAAGCTGCAGGTCCTGGTCTGTAGGTAACTCTTTGAGTAACAAGGCTCTGGGCCTGTGTTAGAGTTAGGTACAGGAATGTTTAGGTGTTCTCTATCAAAAAGCCATTTTTTTGGGCatgtaattttgaaagaaaagtgtTTTACTCACCACAGAGGCTGTGGTAAATTATTTCTGAGTACTTTGTATGAGGGCTCTTAAATGATACCGAATAATATATATTGGAAAAGGCTTCATAGTAGGCAGAATAAGGACTTCAAAAAGAGATCCACATCCTAATTTCAAGAAGTTTTGAATATGTAAGCTTAGATAAAGGGAAACAAAGCTagtagataataaaataaatttgctaaTCATGGACCTTAAAATGAGATTAGCTTGAATTACCCAGATCGGTATAACGTAATCCTAATGGTCCTCTAAATGTGGAGGACGGGGAAGATTTGGAGTCAGAGAGAGGTTTGAAGATGCtttgctgctggctttgaagatggaggaaggaccCTGAAACAATGAATGAAGGTGTGCACCAAAATGTGATCCAGGAAGGCACTGCATTTTTTCCTGGAGTGTCCAGATGGATCCCAGTTTTTATAGACATCTTGTATTCAGCCTAATGAGATATATCGCAACTTCTGATCCTTAGAACCTTTTTAAAGGCACAGTTAGTAATCTGTTATAGCAGCAGTAAGAAATGCAATATATACGTTTATCCAATTAAATATGGTTCAAGGGTACTGACTTACAGcttctttattcagtcatttagTTTCCCCAGGATAGAGATATTTCGTATTGAAGCCTCACTTTAATAGCAGAAGAAAATTAGAATCAATTTGGAGATATTTGCCCCATTAGTTGGTGCATCGAACTCTCCATCCCATAAGTATAAATGTGGTTCTGATTTTGAGGACTTGATTAAGCAAAGTAATTTATATGAAGACTAGGGTCACAATTTCTACCtaattttttttgtctaaatttctGCATTCCTTGAATTTCATGTTAATTCAaacattcattattttcatttctttgtcctccaactttttataaaatattctttcaacaTAATAAATGGGATTATAAATGAATTcacatgcatgtacatatatgtgtatgaatgtgtttatttgggagaaaaatgtatataaataatgcACACATCTTACACGCGAATGTTTTTTAACTATACAATTATTTCTAcagatttcattttttctcaCAGTGTCCCTCAGATGTTATGTTTATTATTCCACATTACCTGCAGGAGTAAAGTAAAGAAACAAGGGGGATTACATTTATTACAAATATGTAATAAAGCAGTAAAATTAGTGTATTTCTTCTCAAGGTGTACAGCAATAGAACCAGGCAACATACACTCTtgattttttaatgacttttaaatgACTAGAGTCTATTGCGTGTAACTCTGCTTTAATAAActtattacaatttaaaaattgtagtgTGCATGCTAGGGTCAGGTAGCTGAGTCACATCGAACAGTGGTGGGAGATATCTCTTCTAACTGGGATAAAGAAAAGTTTCTTATGTGGATATTAATGTAGTGGAATTAAATTAAGGCAATTCACATTTATTAAACTCATTTTCCTACAAACTATTTAGCCTACATATATAAAAGgagtaaaatgacaaaaattaagacAGAAGAGCAGTGCAGCCACATATAACATTATGGATGAGCCTTAGAAACAAAAGGCAGAAGTTCATGTTTGACTACAGACCCATGAGAAGCCCTGCAGAGATCAGGACAACTCCTCACTGTACTACCTTATTTGATAATGAAGATATgatattaaatgattttattttaggaaagtttgtatgcagcaatagctaactgatacaatGAACAAATCGGACAGTACTGAGTGCGCTTGGAATAATCTGATTCTGCTTGTTCCAGGCAATTGCTCTGATATTTGAAGGTTACATTCATGATTACTCTGTTATTCAAGTTTATTTCATATATCTCTCTGAAAAAAGTGACTCCAGGGAGGTTCCTTTGAAGTCACATGGAGAGGATGGAAGGACATGGATGTTTGTACAATGCTTGTGACCCTGAATGGCATACCTGAGTGGGATCTGAGCTTTAGAGTGAGTCATCCTTTGATTATGAGAATGATTTATAACGGATGATATTGATATTGTTCATTCTCTGCCCTTCTAGTGGTTGTGACAAAATTTGGATAGTGGGCTATATTTCATCTAGACAAATAGAAGGAATCATGTTTTCTGGAAgcaatggaaattttcaaacagaaatatgaaaataatttaagaaaacaaaccaagaaaaaaagagaacaaataaacacCAAACCATGCCTCCAGTCCTTCAGCTCAATAAATACACCTTGCAAGTGGACACCTTTATGCCATATTTCAACGAGTAGATGAGTTGTCTGAAAAAAGACATATTTTGCATAGTAGTAAATgtatcatttaatattttgtttcatcaCACTTAAGGTCAAATCTACCCTAACAACATATTATATCAGTCTATTTTTTCATAGTCATTTTCCTCTGTAGATTCTACTTGGAAACACATAATTTTATTAACAATTTTTGCCAGTGACTATAGTAGACACAGTGGACACAAGCTGTATAGAAGAATAAGATCTTAGCATGTTAAAGTCTGAATTATCAGGAAGAGCATAAGTTAGTGATATGCAAAGGAATTATGTTCACAAAAGTGAAAAACAGTGCTCACAAATTTCCCTCTGTTATAAACATGTAAATAGCTGTGGCTGCCAAGAGGAGTGTTTTTTCCATAGGAGTGGTACAGCTcatgtcaaacaaacaaacatcctcAGTATGATACATTTTACTTGAGAAGAAATTATTCTTAACAGATCCCTTGAGATAAAtggggttttttaaatatttacatccaAAATTGGGagagtttgaaaatgaaaaagggaaaaaaacctttttcaTATTAGGGATATCACAAAATTTAGGAGTGAGTTACGTAAATTGTataaaaaaagttgaaatagaaattccaaggaaaataaaagaggcaTGTTCTACTCCCACATTTTGATTGAACACTGGCAACACTGCACTCAGGCTTTAGCTCTGCTATTACGGGCACTTCTTAAGCCCTAGGGCAATAGATTCTTTTATAGATTCCTTTCCAAAGAGCACTTTCAGAGCCTTCTTTAAGTCTCTATTTCTCAGAcagtagatgaaggggttcagcatgggtgtgaccacgGTGTACATTACCGAAACTGCTGCacttgagtgtgagctgtggGTAGCAGCAGTGCTAAGGTATACTCCTATACctgtacaataaaataagaaaacaactgagaggtgagatgcacaggtggaaaaCGCTTTATACTTCCCTTGAACTGATGAGATTCCCCATATGGAGGAAACAATCTTAGAGTAAGAGTAAAGGATGCCAATGAGGGAACCACCAGCCAGAAACAGAGGTATAAAATACATCACCACTTTATTGAGAAAGGTGTCAGAACTGGCAAGTTGGATCAACAGattgagttcacagaaaaagtgtgGAATTTCTAAGACTGTACAGAAGGACAGTTGTGACAACATAATGCTTTCGAGCAAGGAATGCAGGACACTTATGATCCAGCTAACCAGAACCAGGAGTCCACACAGCTGGAGGCTCATGATGACCATGTAGTGCagggggtgacagatggccacaaagcggtcataggccatcatgGTCAAGAGAAAGATGTCCAATACTGCAAAGAGTGTGAAAAAATACAACTGAGTGATGCAGCCTTCATAGGTTATAACTTTGCTCTGTGTCTGGATGTtccacagcatctttgggatggtggtggagatgaaacagatgtctacaaaggacaggttggagaggaagaagtacatgggggtgtggaggtgggagtttGAGCTGAcggccaggatgatgagcaggttcccaaacacagtgatcaggtaTATGCAGAGGAAAAGCCCAAAGATGAGAGGctggaattttgttttttctgagaATCCCAtaagaagaaattctgaaattcCTGTTATGTTACTTGATGCCATGTGGTGGAGATGACTacaaggaaaggggaaaataacaTGACTAATTATCTTACAAATGTGCATTTCTCACATTGTTGAAATGCTACTGTTTATATTTTGCAGTTAAAaagtttatttccatattttgttCATGGATTTGGCAATGTGTATAGggttctgaaaaacaaaatcttctaACACCCCATCATGGAGAAAGAATATCTCAATTAAAgtatatgtacgtatatatattatctcaattaaagtgtatgtatgtatatatattatctcaattaaagtatatgtatgtgtatatatatatacacacacacacacactcacacatacatatatatagcatGTCAGATGGTGACAGATGCTGTGAAGAAAGTGAAAGCAAGTGTAAGTGAAAGAATAAAGTGTGGCTGCTATTTTTATGAGTGTTCAGGCAAGACGTGCAAATAGAGTGACATTTTAAGAGACctcaagaaagagaacagaagccAGGAACACTAGACGTGTGTGCAGggagaacagccagtgcaaagtcATTGAGGAAGGTGCTTGTTTAAGCTGTTCTAGTTTAAGAAAAAATGGAAGCTAATGTAGGGATGGTTGGGGCACATGGGAGAGTGAGGAGAGATGATGTCAGAGGATGTTGAGAAACAAGGTGGCCTCCCTGTTGATGCTGAACTTTCAAGTCACAAGGAGTCCCTCATCTACATTATGTTCCTCTAGCACTTTATGAAATTGTTGCAAAAATTTCctgtgtaattatttttaatttttttccctgtatgttTAAATGAATCTCTTCTCTATTTGCCTTCTGTTGAGTGAATTCTGACCTCTGTACATGAGAGTCACCTTGGAAAATATGAGCTCAGTATCCCTGTTGTGATGACTTCTCACACTTCACAagacgcacacacactcacacggaGACACTGTAGACTCAGGCTTCCTGGGCTGTGTTACTTCTATGCATTTTTCACCCCTAACTACTTTGATTGAGTTAGAGGTTAATGCAACTCAAGTTGATCAGATCAGATTATGTTCAAATGGCATCCAGAATGTCCAGTTTATCTTCCCAGGTACTAATAATCTTGGCGTGTgattttgttttggctattttatgCCTTGTATTAAAGATacgtaaaaaataattttcagtgaaCAAGTGTGCCTGTATATATAGCTGTATATCTATATTCTTTGTCTAAAACCTGGattttcagatacacacacacacacagacacacatacacacacacacacacacacaccaggagagggagagagagagagagatggagaaataacCTAATAAGGTCATATGGTCCCTGAGAGAATGTGGCAAAGAAAAGTTTCTTTGGTTCTGGtgacatttcatataattttatattcccctaggaaaaataataaaaaaagaaaagataaatttatcCAAAGGATAAAGTAGCATTATTTTGTATGGTCAGAAAACACATAGAGATTGTAcagcccaaaagaaaaaagagcaaaggaaataaaccaaCACTTTACAAAAGGGTATAAAGTTCAATGAATATGAATTGAATGCTGGCCATTTTTAATATCAGGCAGCAAAACTTGTTTTTCCTGagcttatttcattttcatttgactGATTGGTTTTACATGGTCTGATAGCAGAGGATGCAAaactcttttccctttttatatgtGGCATCTTCTCTTTGTTATTCCTGGGCTTTGCTCACTATTCTAAGTCCTATGGGCACACTCTAGTCCTATTTCTGAATTTTGCTCAACCATCAATGACCCCCGAAGTACATACATGTACAACCTGCATGCACTGTGACAATTCCAAACTTCTCCAAACTTTTCACTAAGTAACTTTCTTCATATTAGTTATCTGAGGACCTTGAGTTATACACTTATTTCCTTCATTGTACTCTGTCTTCCCAATTATAATGCTAGATTCAAACTTGCAGGAATGTCAACTCTtttgttcatctttgtattttaactgagtatgtaaatatatgtgcacttgtaaaaaataagtttagaaaaataaaaaaagttaggaAATACAAAGAATGACAAGAATAGTGCAACCAGGTTAAGTAGCATGGTTTCAAAACAAGTGTGGTAAACAGAATTAAATGGAGTATTGAAAACTAATTGAACGAGGGTTGAAATAGTAATAATTTACAATATCAGTGTGGATCAATTAAATTGCCAGTCACCtggatataaaataatacattatataatGTTCCTAGAATTTTCTGGCATGTAGCAGTGCTCAGCTATTATTCATTGAATGAATTGGAACTTAGGTCTCATTATATGTGGACATGTAATATATGTCAAGGGTGTATTTCAATTTATTTGGAAAGATTGAATTGTTGATAAAAGCTGGCATAAATATCTACATtgcaaaaaatgaattttttttcctccctcaaacactttaaaaaaaattactgattaTCATCTCAGTGTGAAAGTAACCAACACATTTAAGATGAAAAACTCTACATATAAAAACTATGGGGtggaaaaagcattttatttttttttattttttgtttttgtagcatatttattctttaatgttgattttttttctcgctctctctctctctcttttttttctttgcttctggcaTTAATTTGGGTATTTCAAATTCACTGTACCttgaaaaagcattttaaataaagtaGAAACTCAGAAGTAAGATAGACATATGaagcataataaaattttaaaaacgtaTGCCCCCAAACACCCAAATCTCAATTGAAAAATAGtcatttgtaaaaattatttgaaaggcTGATAACTGTAGAAAAAGGGGCATATGATATTGGGTACATAATAATAATAGGCAAAACAAAAAGGTGACAAAATACATAAATCTTTGCTTTAACTTGGTATgtagttaaaaaacaacaaatcttTTTTAAACCATACTCCTAGGAAAAAACTTAAAGATCTGTCACATTTTGAGGTGAGAACTTTTGAACTAGTAGAAAAGGAGTACTACTCCCTGGATGTTCTGTCATATGTGATGTGTTACAACATTTTAGGGAAAAACTCGCAGACAGccataaatattcaaaatacaggTATTCTTTAATTCAGGGTTCTCCAGTGTTGGCATGATTGACATTCTGGTCCACATCATTGTTTGTGGTGGGGTCTGTCTTGCTCATTGTAGGAGAGCATCCTTGACTCTACTGAGCCCCCCATGTATGACAGCCATAAAATTCTCTGGACATTGCTCGATGTACCCTGGGGGACAAAGTCATCCATAGTTTGAGCTTCACTACCTTAACATATTCCTGTAGCATTGATATAATAACTATTTAATGATAGAGAATATGATAGACCATCAAAGTGAGAGTGGCACAGACAAACCATGATATGTTataacagccataaaaataacAAGTTATCGTTATCCTAGTGACTGGAGGCAGGTTTGCGAGGAATTTTTGAGTAAGAAGGAAAACGGGACAAAAGTTAGGAAAAATGATGCAATAAAACATAAAGAGCATTTATGACATGTATAGGATTCTATTATTGCATCTGTATAAAAGTatgagtatgtatgtgtgtataatatacaaagacaagttttaaaagaaactaagtGCTAATGGGGAAAATATCTGTGAGAATGAAATTAGGTTAAGTTAAGAAATTTCAAAACAACTCTATGTAATAAAATGTAATGGAAATTaggttatataaatatatgaaataggaATAATTTAACAACATCAACAAGAgtcataatataaaattaaactgcTAACaacttggaaataaaaaaatataacagaagtgCTTTGTaaaaagttttcttattttttttttctgccttgtgtggcatgtgagatcttaagctccctgaccagggatggaacctgtgcccttgCACTGTGAACAAGGAGtgttaaccacgggaccaccaagGTAGTCCCCAgaagtgcttttaaaatgtagGGAGAAAGCAGGATTTAAGTTATAATTTCATCTTCTTTGAAGATTTGTGGATTTCCATGTACTTAAGGAGGATAAAGGTGATCTCTAGTCACATGGTAAAGAAGAATGCCTTCCAAATGATGGCTGAATGTGATGCGACATTTAGAAACAGATTTAGTCTCGAAAGGTTATAAATAGCAAAAGGAATAGCAGAGATgtaaaaatgtttggaaaaagTATAAAGGGAGATTTATTAACACTAAAGATACAGAATTTTCaccatcatttttgtttttgtaaattttatatttgatgctttactaatctattttttaaattaatttttattggaatatagttgtcttacaatattgtgttagtttctgctgtacagcaaagtgaatcagctatatatacacatatatcccctatttttcggatttccttcccacttaggtcaccacagagcattgtgtagagttccctgtgctatacagtagttctcattagttatctattttatacacagtagtgtctGCAAGTGAAGACTATCAAAGCGACAGCTcatttcttccagaaaaaaagcAATGGAGAGATCACAAAATGATTGATAGTTTTGACCAAACAAGATGATATACACTCATATTTCTCCTCAAATACATCTGTATATACATAAAGTAACTAAAACCAAACATCCAGTTTGTGAAAAAATCCAATTCTTTGTTTGAGAGATCGCATCCAAAGACAGTAGTAAAAGTTCTCTGATCCACGTATACAAAAGAAAAGGGCTCACTCCTCGAAATTTGCTGAGAAGAAAGACCTTAAATCTTCTCAACATACACACAGAAGCACACAAAATAGTAACTGGTAGAGGCAATAGACATGTCAGTTAGCTTGATTTGATGACCTTTCCACcatttatacatgtatcaaaaCATCAGGTAGTACACCTTAAGTATACACAATATTTCTATGTCAAAGTTTTCTCAGTAGAGGTGTTTTAAGAAAGAACCATTacaatttaacaataaaaagacaaatcacccaatttaaaaataaagcaaaggacTCATAGATAATTTGAGGTAGAGAATGTAAATGGCTAACAAATCCACATATGTATTCAGACTCATGGGAAATGAAATAATTGCAAAGTAAGGTCATTAGCATACCCCTTTTTAcgtcttaaatttttttcatttacttcacgAAGACACTGTGAAATATATGTCTCATAGAATGTGAAAAATGTGTTCTACTTTTGCAAGAATCTATTTGCAAGTATTCCTTGGTGTGGATCTTTCTCATCAATATGGAAACTTGGTTAAATATGTCCCttcataaaaattaggaaaaaatgtctTCATCTTCCGTCCCTCAATAGATAGTACCCAATTTCTCTACTCACGTTAATTACTAAGATACTTGCACGTATGTTTTACATTTACTGGAAATACTTTATGCCTTACACCCCTCTTCTAAATGGGCTTGCATTCCTGTCACTTAATTGGGAACGCAGAATACTGCTGACTGACTTCAATGTTCACTTCTCTTTATAGCATcgtaaaaataaattcatattttaatcaAGCAAGCAAACAACCACAGTGGTCTCTGGGCTCTGGGCTAGGCTGAGTTGGTTCTCAGGTGACCTCTGGTAAACATTCTTGAATTTCATTCTCTCTGACCTTTTCCTGCAGTATCTTTTGGGCTCTTGAACTCACCTGCAAGGGAACTCGGAGTGGAAGGTCTGCATATGGAAGTCTGATTCTCTTCGTGGATGGTTGATGATGGAGACTGAAGCTCTGTACCCAGACAAGACAGCAGGAAGGGGTCAAGCATTGGTCCTTTACTCAGACTTAGGTCTCCAAAAGCAACAATTGGGTCTAGTCCATGCCAAGATTATACAAGCTCAGGGGCTGCAGCTGAGGAGATATTTACAGCTCTCTATGTCTGCCCATTAGGTAACTTTCTCTCATGTTACAATGACCTATAAGCACAAGAATTCCCTATAGGACATGGTCTGgacagaaagaatttttttcctgctgattCTCTATCCTCAGGAGACCAGGTCATAAGCCAGGAGAACTCAGTTTTAATTACTCCTTCTCCATTAACTCAGTTGCCTTCCATAGGTCTAAACTCCCAGCACCTTATCTCAACAGTGGTTTTAAGTTTTATGTGAAACTGAGGCAATTGTCTTGAACAGGTTCCTTGGGTCTTCAAATCATTGACTTATGGTGGGGACACAGCGCATTATACTCTTAGAAAATTATTATTCCTCTCTTTACAAGAAGGAGAACTTTGTTCCTTTAATGTAAAACATTGGGCAGTGCACTCCTTGGCTTCCTGACACTTTTGCTAAAGCCTTTAGGAATTTTATATTCGAAGTTAAGAGCTGTCAATTGGCCTCTAATTAAATATGTTTGTAAGTTATGAGATATATTTAAGCATTGTCAGGCACCATAACCTAACTTAGCACATTATAGAGATTATCTGGGTTAatttttagagaagttccttgtgCGAGGTAGTATAGTTATAACTCCACCCTCCATTTCAGGATTGGGGATCAGAGATATTTTATGTTCTGGTGAAAATTACAAACCAGTTTTTGGACAAGGAATACAGGTGGCCCCTAGAATGTGATTCAGGAAAGAAAATTCATTCTTCCCTGGAGTATCCAGGGGTCAGCTTTTGCAGACATCTTGAATTCAGTCTAATGAGAGGAATATCAGCTTTTGCTCCTtagagctttaatttttttaaggcacaGTGTACTTATTTGTTACTGTGGCAATACAAATGCAATACACACATTTATCCAATAAATTGTGGTTTATGGGAGTTGTGTTTAAGCTTCTCCGTTTAGACATTAATTTCCCCTTGATAAAGGTATTTTGTGTGGAATCCCCACCTTAATAGGAGAATAAAATTAGAGTCAGT is a genomic window of Hippopotamus amphibius kiboko isolate mHipAmp2 chromosome 15, mHipAmp2.hap2, whole genome shotgun sequence containing:
- the LOC130836287 gene encoding olfactory receptor 7A17-like, which encodes MASSNITGISEFLLMGFSEKTKFQPLIFGLFLCIYLITVFGNLLIILAVSSNSHLHTPMYFFLSNLSFVDICFISTTIPKMLWNIQTQSKVITYEGCITQLYFFTLFAVLDIFLLTMMAYDRFVAICHPLHYMVIMSLQLCGLLVLVSWIISVLHSLLESIMLSQLSFCTVLEIPHFFCELNLLIQLASSDTFLNKVVMYFIPLFLAGGSLIGILYSYSKIVSSIWGISSVQGKYKAFSTCASHLSVVFLFYCTGIGVYLSTAATHSSHSSAAVSVMYTVVTPMLNPFIYCLRNRDLKKALKVLFGKESIKESIALGLKKCP